From the genome of Hyalangium ruber, one region includes:
- a CDS encoding nucleotidyltransferase → MEKRHPNHPGELGVDASLAERDRAPDEINARARAVGLLLDAGVPFVVGGAYAYATYTGIYRDTKDLDLFPRKRDAGRALEVLELDGWRTERTDEVWLYKAFKGEYFVDFIFSSGNGVAVVDDEWFEHAKTATVFGHRCLVAPAEEIIWSKSFVNERERYDGADVNHLILKAGRQMDWERLMRRFDRYWEVLFSHLMMFRFAYPSERDIIPDWVMAEMMSRTLDSVREGNWEENFCRGNLISRVNYHVDIHHWGFRDGRAWDENDRKNGGGERGARPELEDTASSGR, encoded by the coding sequence ATGGAAAAGCGACACCCGAACCATCCCGGGGAGCTGGGAGTCGACGCCTCGCTGGCCGAGCGCGACCGGGCTCCTGATGAGATCAACGCGCGGGCCCGTGCCGTGGGGCTGCTGCTCGACGCCGGAGTGCCCTTCGTCGTCGGCGGCGCCTATGCCTATGCCACCTATACGGGCATCTACCGCGACACGAAGGACCTGGACCTGTTCCCCCGAAAACGGGACGCGGGTCGGGCGCTCGAGGTGCTGGAGCTGGATGGGTGGCGCACCGAGCGCACCGATGAGGTGTGGCTCTACAAGGCCTTCAAGGGGGAGTACTTCGTCGACTTCATCTTCTCGTCCGGCAACGGCGTGGCGGTGGTGGACGACGAGTGGTTCGAGCACGCGAAGACGGCCACCGTGTTCGGCCATCGGTGCCTGGTGGCGCCCGCCGAGGAGATCATCTGGTCCAAGTCCTTCGTCAACGAGCGCGAGCGCTATGATGGGGCGGACGTGAACCACCTGATCCTCAAGGCCGGTCGGCAGATGGACTGGGAGCGGCTGATGCGTCGCTTCGACCGGTACTGGGAGGTGCTCTTCAGCCACCTGATGATGTTCCGGTTCGCCTACCCGTCCGAGCGCGACATCATCCCCGACTGGGTGATGGCGGAGATGATGTCGCGCACGCTGGACTCGGTGCGCGAGGGCAACTGGGAGGAGAACTTCTGCCGCGGCAATCTGATCTCGCGGGTGAACTACCACGTGGACATCCACCACTGGGGTTTCCGCGATGGCCGGGCCTGGGACGAGAACGATCGAAAGAATGGAGGAGGCGAGCGTGGCGCGCGACCCGAGCTCGAAGATACGGCTAGCAGCGGTCGGTGA
- a CDS encoding metallophosphoesterase family protein yields MEEASVARDPSSKIRLAAVGDLHCRDDQHGRFRQLVKQVNASADVLVLCGDLTDRGMAEEGKVLAEELSALRVPCAAVLGNHDYEHGQVKEICGELSKVGIHILDGDHFIFEKVLGIAGVKGFGGGFGNATLQAFGEGQTKSFVQEAVTESLKLEAALSHLDTPKRVVIMHYSPIPETLEGENIEIRPFLGTSRLAMPIDHYKAEAVFHGHAHHGTREGKTRGGIPVYNVAMPLMAKHTPDQRFAILEL; encoded by the coding sequence ATGGAGGAGGCGAGCGTGGCGCGCGACCCGAGCTCGAAGATACGGCTAGCAGCGGTCGGTGATCTTCACTGTCGAGACGACCAGCACGGCCGGTTCCGGCAGCTCGTCAAACAGGTCAACGCCTCAGCCGATGTGCTGGTGCTGTGCGGAGACCTGACGGACCGGGGGATGGCCGAAGAGGGCAAGGTGCTGGCCGAGGAGCTGTCGGCCCTGCGAGTGCCGTGTGCCGCGGTGCTGGGCAATCACGACTACGAGCATGGGCAGGTGAAGGAGATCTGCGGTGAGCTGTCCAAGGTGGGCATCCACATCCTGGACGGAGATCACTTCATCTTCGAGAAGGTGCTCGGCATCGCCGGGGTGAAGGGCTTCGGCGGCGGCTTCGGCAACGCCACGTTGCAGGCGTTCGGCGAGGGACAGACCAAGTCCTTCGTGCAGGAGGCGGTGACCGAATCGCTCAAGCTGGAGGCGGCCCTGAGCCACCTCGACACGCCCAAGCGGGTGGTCATCATGCACTACTCGCCCATTCCGGAGACGCTGGAGGGGGAGAACATCGAGATCCGCCCCTTCCTGGGCACCAGCCGCCTGGCCATGCCCATCGACCACTACAAGGCGGAGGCGGTGTTCCACGGGCACGCGCACCACGGCACGCGCGAGGGCAAGACGCGGGGCGGAATCCCCGTCTACAACGTGGCGATGCCGCTGATGGCCAAGCACACCCCGGATCAGCGCTTCGCGATCCTGGAGCTCTGA